From Pseudomonas hefeiensis, one genomic window encodes:
- the istB gene encoding IS21-like element ISPsy14 family helper ATPase IstB, giving the protein MLPNPTLDKLQTLRLHGMIKALGEQHATPDINDLSFDERLGLMVDRELTEREDARLTTRLKAARLRHNACLEDIDYRSPRGLDKALILQLGSGQWLRDGLNLIIGGPTGVGKTWLACALAHKACRDGYSVRYLRLPRLMEELGLAHGDGRFSKLMAGYAKTDLLILDDWGLAPFTAAQRRDMLELLDDRYGNRSTLVTSQMPVDKWHALIGDPTLGDAILDRLVHNAYRIELKGESMRRRVTKLTTAGTSD; this is encoded by the coding sequence ATGCTGCCCAACCCGACCCTCGACAAGCTACAAACCCTGCGCCTGCACGGCATGATCAAGGCGCTTGGCGAACAACACGCAACGCCTGACATCAACGATCTCAGCTTCGACGAGCGCCTCGGCCTGATGGTCGACCGCGAGCTGACCGAGCGCGAAGACGCCCGCCTGACTACGCGTCTCAAAGCCGCACGACTACGCCATAACGCCTGCCTGGAAGACATCGACTACCGCAGCCCGCGCGGGCTGGACAAGGCGCTGATCCTGCAATTGGGCAGCGGCCAATGGCTACGCGATGGCCTGAACCTGATCATCGGCGGCCCGACTGGTGTAGGCAAAACCTGGCTTGCCTGCGCGCTGGCTCATAAGGCCTGCCGCGACGGTTACAGCGTGCGCTATCTGCGCCTGCCACGCTTGATGGAAGAACTGGGCCTGGCCCACGGCGATGGGCGCTTCTCCAAGCTAATGGCTGGCTACGCCAAAACCGACCTGCTGATCCTGGATGACTGGGGCTTGGCGCCGTTTACCGCTGCTCAGCGGCGCGACATGCTTGAACTGCTGGACGACCGCTACGGCAACCGCTCGACGCTGGTGACTAGCCAGATGCCGGTGGACAAATGGCACGCACTGATCGGCGATCCGACCTTGGGCGATGCGATCCTTGACCGGCTGGTGCACAACGCATATAGGATCGAACTGAAGGGCGAATCGATGCGCAGGCGCGTGACGAAATTGACGACGGCAGGGACTTCAGACTAA
- the thrC gene encoding threonine synthase: MKYVSTRTPGRTFEFSEVLMGSYAPDGGLYVPHKVPRFKKEELSKLEWLPFHELARYLIEPFLGGWIEQDQLSRMLEETFDCFKSSAVTPLYQTASNEWILELFHGPSGVYQDVGLQLMSRFINHDLLKSGKKALIVGCTGGDTGAAAIKAFSGMKSVTLLVLHPSKGLTTEDHRRLLSGEEGNVVNIAIDGDYSDCHRLCEQFLKQNNDAQQHLISFNSVHWVRILAHLSFYFYSALQLDAPKREVAFSVPTGNFGALYAGYMAKQMGLPIRQLIVATNANAGLHHFLQSNLYSRNEIRTTKTPTMNVSLASNFERLQWSILNRCGEKVARNMQLLEGEGTIQLEQDGWLEARKLFDSLAVEDADAFRCIHEVFTQSGYLVSPNTAIGLRAARVSRRSLLIPMICLATTHPSKIGAATDKSEIFGLQHAGVAPALSEHDCTSIPNEIGALTSLVRALSKDTESHSL; the protein is encoded by the coding sequence ATGAAGTACGTCAGCACGCGGACCCCTGGTAGAACATTCGAATTCAGCGAGGTGCTGATGGGGTCGTACGCGCCTGACGGTGGCTTGTACGTACCGCACAAGGTTCCCCGCTTTAAAAAGGAGGAACTCTCAAAGCTCGAATGGTTGCCCTTTCATGAATTGGCTCGCTATTTAATCGAACCATTTTTGGGGGGATGGATCGAGCAAGATCAGCTGTCTCGGATGCTCGAGGAGACCTTTGATTGTTTTAAAAGCAGCGCAGTGACACCGCTGTACCAGACAGCAAGTAACGAGTGGATACTCGAGTTGTTTCATGGGCCGTCAGGCGTCTATCAAGACGTTGGCCTTCAATTGATGTCTCGCTTTATCAATCACGATTTACTGAAGTCTGGGAAGAAGGCGCTGATTGTAGGTTGTACAGGCGGAGATACTGGCGCAGCTGCAATAAAAGCTTTTTCGGGAATGAAGAGTGTTACTTTGTTGGTATTGCATCCTTCCAAGGGTTTAACGACGGAAGATCACCGACGCTTACTGAGTGGAGAGGAAGGCAATGTCGTCAACATTGCGATCGACGGAGATTATTCTGATTGCCATCGTTTGTGTGAGCAGTTCCTAAAACAAAATAATGATGCGCAGCAGCATCTTATTTCGTTCAACTCAGTGCATTGGGTTCGCATACTTGCGCACCTCTCCTTCTATTTTTATTCCGCTCTTCAGCTCGACGCACCTAAAAGAGAGGTTGCTTTCAGTGTGCCAACTGGGAATTTTGGTGCCCTGTACGCCGGTTATATGGCCAAGCAAATGGGACTACCCATTCGACAGCTAATCGTTGCCACGAATGCTAACGCTGGACTGCACCATTTTCTCCAATCAAATCTGTACAGTCGAAATGAGATTCGTACGACCAAAACTCCCACTATGAATGTTTCATTGGCCTCTAATTTTGAGCGCTTACAGTGGAGTATCTTAAATCGATGCGGAGAAAAAGTAGCTCGTAACATGCAGTTGTTAGAAGGCGAGGGCACTATCCAGTTAGAGCAGGATGGATGGTTGGAGGCGAGAAAATTGTTTGACTCGCTGGCGGTGGAAGATGCGGATGCATTCAGGTGTATTCATGAGGTCTTCACACAGAGCGGGTATCTCGTCAGTCCCAACACCGCTATCGGCTTGCGCGCAGCACGTGTAAGCAGACGCAGCTTGCTGATTCCCATGATTTGTCTCGCGACGACGCATCCCTCGAAGATTGGTGCTGCAACCGATAAGTCGGAAATCTTCGGCCTCCAGCATGCAGGCGTCGCTCCCGCGTTGAGCGAACATGACTGCACTTCAATTCCTAACGAAATCGGGGCGCTGACCTCGCTCGTCAGGGCCTTATCCAAAGACACGGAGTCTCACTCGTTATAA
- a CDS encoding Lrp/AsnC family transcriptional regulator, whose protein sequence is MKRVLDKVDEKILEELSRNARLAHNDIALKVNLSRNAVRLRIERLERDGYIRGYTIIKGMPSSDVGPINALIFVYRQDRMRDSEVVRSAGAMPEVIACNVMSGDLDIVLTVQAMNADRIHRIWSEISALPGVLNTVTSFVLSSTK, encoded by the coding sequence ATGAAACGTGTTCTAGATAAAGTTGATGAAAAGATTTTAGAGGAACTCAGCCGAAATGCACGGTTAGCCCACAACGATATTGCCCTAAAAGTTAATTTATCCAGGAACGCAGTCAGACTGCGGATTGAGCGATTGGAACGCGACGGTTATATTAGAGGGTACACAATAATCAAAGGTATGCCGTCTAGCGATGTCGGGCCCATTAATGCGTTGATCTTTGTTTATCGTCAGGACCGCATGCGCGACTCGGAAGTTGTTCGCTCCGCGGGTGCAATGCCTGAGGTGATTGCCTGTAATGTGATGAGTGGTGATCTTGATATTGTATTGACGGTTCAGGCGATGAATGCAGATCGCATCCACAGGATATGGAGTGAGATTTCGGCGCTGCCGGGTGTCCTGAATACCGTAACCTCTTTTGTGCTGTCGAGCACTAAGTAG
- a CDS encoding aldehyde dehydrogenase family protein, protein MNSLSLSLAAYYKAITVLSPFDGSKVGEVADMPASSATTIIDTAIFGASIAKDLARHERARILETAANSVERDKNAFARLIVAESGKTLKQARKEVLRCVNTLKLSAEEAKRNAGEVIPFDAYVGSESRQGWFTREPLGVIVAITPYNDPLNLVAHKLGPAIAGGNAVVLKPSELTPLSAIKLVECLIDAGLPPVVVTVATGGAALGKALVAHRAVRMVSFTGGFVTGEQIARTAGLKKLAMDLGGNAPVIVMADCDLDETVDSCVSGAFWAAGQNCIGTQRILIEAPLYEAFKTRFVEQTRKLIVGNPADEQTDVGPMITKAAAERTEDVVNDAITKGATLLFGNTRNGSLYSPTVLESVDRHCKLWCEEVFSPVVILQSVASLDEALALANEPEYSLHAGIFTSNLNVAMTAAKRLEAGGVMINDSSDYRFDAMPFGGFKYGSMGREGVRFAYEDMTQPKVICINGVSGS, encoded by the coding sequence ATGAATAGCTTGAGTCTCTCGCTCGCTGCTTATTATAAGGCCATTACGGTGCTCAGCCCGTTTGACGGTAGCAAGGTGGGTGAAGTGGCCGATATGCCGGCATCATCAGCCACCACGATCATCGACACCGCCATTTTTGGGGCTTCGATTGCCAAGGATCTCGCACGGCATGAGCGCGCACGCATCCTGGAGACAGCCGCAAACTCAGTTGAGCGTGATAAGAACGCCTTTGCCAGGCTGATCGTTGCTGAGTCTGGCAAAACCTTGAAACAGGCGAGAAAGGAGGTGCTGCGCTGCGTCAATACCTTGAAATTGTCTGCCGAAGAGGCCAAGCGTAATGCCGGTGAAGTCATCCCTTTCGATGCCTATGTCGGATCTGAATCTCGTCAGGGCTGGTTCACGCGTGAGCCGTTAGGCGTAATCGTCGCCATCACGCCCTACAACGACCCGCTTAATCTGGTTGCCCATAAACTGGGACCTGCTATTGCCGGGGGAAATGCGGTTGTTCTCAAACCGTCTGAGCTCACACCGTTATCCGCGATCAAGCTGGTGGAGTGCTTGATCGATGCGGGCCTGCCGCCGGTTGTCGTCACTGTCGCCACAGGAGGCGCCGCGTTGGGCAAGGCATTGGTTGCTCACCGTGCCGTGCGCATGGTGTCGTTCACAGGCGGCTTTGTCACCGGTGAGCAGATCGCTCGCACAGCCGGCCTCAAGAAGCTGGCGATGGACCTTGGCGGTAATGCACCGGTCATCGTGATGGCTGATTGTGATTTGGATGAAACCGTTGATTCATGCGTGTCGGGGGCTTTCTGGGCGGCCGGTCAAAACTGCATCGGTACTCAGCGGATCCTCATCGAGGCCCCACTCTACGAAGCCTTCAAAACGCGCTTTGTTGAACAGACTCGCAAGTTGATCGTCGGCAACCCTGCTGATGAGCAGACGGACGTGGGGCCGATGATTACCAAGGCAGCAGCCGAGCGTACCGAAGATGTGGTCAATGACGCCATTACCAAAGGCGCCACCTTGTTGTTTGGCAACACACGTAACGGCTCGCTCTATTCACCTACCGTGCTGGAAAGTGTCGACCGCCATTGCAAGTTGTGGTGCGAAGAAGTGTTCAGTCCGGTGGTCATCCTCCAGAGCGTCGCGTCCCTGGATGAGGCGTTGGCGCTGGCTAACGAACCTGAATACAGCCTACATGCCGGGATTTTTACCAGCAATCTGAACGTTGCAATGACCGCTGCTAAACGTCTGGAGGCAGGCGGAGTGATGATCAACGACTCTTCCGACTACCGTTTTGATGCAATGCCTTTCGGCGGTTTCAAATACGGGAGCATGGGCCGTGAGGGGGTACGTTTCGCTTACGAAGATATGACGCAACCCAAGGTCATTTGTATTAACGGTGTGAGTGGAAGCTAA
- a CDS encoding trans-sulfuration enzyme family protein yields MRPDKHNLSTLSAATLAVHGGNVADVTSGAVRTPLVMANSYLLPEDPATMDWSSPDGLVYTRNQGHNQVCLERKLAALEGCEDAVVFATGVAALHSVFFSFLKSGDHVIVSDITYQAVWRLFAELLPERYGIEATFVDVGDLESVRNAFRPNTKLIHTETIANPTTKVADIAALAEIAHAHGALISVDATFTPPPFFRASQHGVDFVIHSLTKYINGHGDAMGGVVIGSNQLINKIKNDALVDLGATISPFNAWMIMRGSVTLPLRLKQLLNTAEKLAQFLDGDDRIAYVYYPGLPSHPQHELARRQFAGKGYGAVMAFAVEGDPDIQNRFVSNLRIITSAVSLGHDESLIVHVGAEGRGGFDKYPEEFRQYGHLRFSVGLEDPDDLIKDITFALDATFK; encoded by the coding sequence ATGCGCCCCGATAAGCACAATCTTTCGACATTGTCTGCAGCGACGCTGGCTGTTCATGGCGGGAATGTCGCGGATGTAACCAGTGGCGCCGTACGTACGCCATTGGTTATGGCGAATTCCTATCTCTTGCCGGAAGACCCAGCAACCATGGACTGGTCAAGTCCGGATGGGCTCGTGTACACGCGTAATCAAGGCCACAACCAGGTCTGCCTTGAGAGGAAACTTGCGGCCCTTGAGGGGTGTGAAGACGCGGTGGTATTCGCGACCGGTGTCGCTGCCTTGCACTCGGTGTTTTTTTCATTCTTGAAAAGTGGCGACCACGTCATTGTCAGTGACATCACCTACCAGGCGGTCTGGCGGCTTTTCGCAGAACTATTGCCTGAGCGTTACGGCATTGAAGCAACCTTCGTAGACGTCGGTGATCTGGAATCGGTGCGTAATGCCTTTCGGCCCAATACCAAGCTGATCCACACCGAAACGATCGCTAACCCCACCACCAAAGTTGCAGATATTGCCGCATTGGCTGAGATTGCACACGCCCATGGCGCGCTGATCTCTGTAGATGCCACGTTCACGCCCCCTCCATTTTTCCGTGCAAGTCAACACGGCGTCGACTTTGTCATTCACTCATTGACCAAGTACATCAATGGTCATGGAGACGCCATGGGTGGGGTGGTGATCGGCTCCAACCAGTTGATCAACAAGATTAAGAATGATGCATTGGTTGACCTCGGCGCGACCATTTCCCCGTTCAACGCGTGGATGATCATGCGCGGTTCGGTCACGTTGCCACTGCGTTTGAAGCAATTGTTGAACACAGCTGAAAAGCTGGCTCAGTTTCTGGACGGCGATGATCGGATTGCCTACGTCTACTACCCCGGTTTGCCTTCCCATCCGCAGCACGAGTTGGCGCGTCGGCAATTTGCAGGCAAGGGCTATGGTGCGGTAATGGCGTTTGCAGTAGAGGGCGATCCTGATATCCAGAACCGCTTTGTGTCGAATCTGCGCATCATCACGTCGGCCGTTTCCTTGGGGCATGACGAGTCGCTGATCGTGCACGTAGGGGCAGAAGGCCGGGGTGGCTTTGACAAGTACCCGGAAGAGTTCCGCCAGTACGGTCATTTGCGTTTTTCTGTCGGGCTGGAAGATCCAGATGACTTGATCAAGGATATTACATTCGCGCTGGATGCAACATTCAAGTGA
- a CDS encoding DMT family transporter has translation MAWVSLIIAGLLEVIWAFSMKQSEGFTRLVPTVITFITVIASFALLSFSMKNLPLGTAYTIWTGIGAVGAFAAGIFFMGEPATLLRIVAAVLIISGLLMMKLVSA, from the coding sequence ATGGCTTGGGTAAGTTTGATCATTGCAGGTCTATTAGAAGTTATCTGGGCTTTTTCGATGAAGCAATCCGAAGGATTTACGCGGTTAGTGCCAACGGTAATTACATTCATCACCGTGATCGCCAGTTTTGCACTGCTTTCATTCTCGATGAAGAACCTGCCGCTGGGCACGGCGTATACCATCTGGACCGGCATCGGCGCGGTGGGGGCGTTTGCGGCGGGTATTTTCTTCATGGGTGAACCCGCCACGCTGTTGCGGATCGTGGCGGCCGTATTGATTATCAGTGGTTTGTTAATGATGAAACTTGTGTCTGCTTGA
- a CDS encoding transporter substrate-binding domain-containing protein has product MISLRQLFLIVLLPLCSNVVSAKDYSTLRFGVDPTYAPFESRTTDGSLKGFDIDLGNAICAKLQVKCIWVESDFDGLIPGLRAGKFDGILSSMTMTPAREKAIDFSDELFSGLTAYVFKKGSGLSTDVASLKGKRVGYFQGSIWEAYAKAVLDKEGVKTQSYQNQDQVYYDLVAGRLDASLQDTLQAQLGFINTPQGADYEISSTVESSYLPSKTAIGIAKGNSELKALLNKAIQALHDDGTYDSIQKQHFGDLNLYSGK; this is encoded by the coding sequence ATGATTTCGCTACGACAACTGTTCTTGATAGTGCTTCTGCCTCTGTGCAGTAACGTGGTGTCCGCAAAAGACTACTCAACGCTGCGCTTTGGTGTAGATCCAACGTATGCGCCGTTTGAATCCAGGACGACAGATGGCAGCCTGAAAGGGTTCGATATTGATCTGGGGAATGCAATTTGTGCAAAGCTACAGGTCAAATGCATATGGGTGGAAAGTGATTTTGACGGTCTGATACCAGGACTCAGAGCAGGTAAATTCGATGGTATTCTGTCTTCAATGACAATGACGCCTGCTCGCGAAAAAGCCATCGATTTTTCAGACGAGCTATTTTCTGGTTTGACAGCTTATGTATTTAAAAAAGGCTCGGGCTTGAGCACAGACGTGGCGTCACTCAAGGGTAAACGGGTCGGGTATTTTCAGGGCAGCATCTGGGAGGCCTACGCCAAAGCAGTGCTGGACAAAGAAGGTGTGAAAACACAGTCCTATCAGAATCAGGATCAAGTGTATTACGACCTGGTAGCGGGTCGGCTGGATGCATCGCTCCAAGACACGCTGCAAGCTCAATTAGGATTTATCAATACCCCTCAGGGTGCTGATTACGAAATCAGTTCAACCGTTGAAAGTTCTTATCTGCCCTCCAAAACGGCCATCGGCATCGCTAAGGGTAACTCAGAACTCAAGGCCTTGTTAAACAAGGCGATCCAGGCTCTGCATGACGATGGGACCTATGATTCGATCCAGAAGCAGCACTTTGGGGATCTGAATCTTTACAGCGGTAAATAA
- a CDS encoding ABC transporter permease produces MFETLLGALGLSAFSLQGFGPLLLEGTWMTVKLSLCSLVLSVLLGLIGASAKLSSLKLLRVPAQLYTTLIRGVPDLVLMLLIFYSLQTGLTVITVALGWEYIEINPFVAGIITLGFIYGAYFTETFRGAMLAVPRGQVEAANAYGLSRAQRFRFVVFPQMMRFALPGLGNNWMVILKATALVSIIGLADLVKAAQDAGKSTYQLFFFLVLAALTYLVITSVSNFVLRCLEKHYAAGSREAVR; encoded by the coding sequence ATGTTCGAAACACTATTAGGTGCATTGGGGCTCTCTGCATTCAGCCTGCAAGGCTTCGGCCCTTTGCTGCTCGAAGGCACCTGGATGACTGTCAAGCTTTCCTTGTGCTCCCTGGTGCTTAGCGTATTGCTCGGGCTGATCGGGGCCAGCGCCAAGCTTTCAAGCCTTAAACTGTTGCGCGTGCCAGCGCAGCTCTACACCACGCTGATTCGTGGGGTGCCCGACTTGGTATTGATGCTGTTGATTTTCTACAGCCTGCAAACCGGGCTGACGGTTATCACTGTGGCGTTGGGCTGGGAGTACATCGAAATCAATCCCTTTGTGGCCGGAATCATCACCCTTGGGTTTATCTATGGCGCCTATTTCACCGAAACCTTCCGCGGCGCCATGCTGGCAGTACCCCGTGGTCAGGTCGAAGCCGCTAACGCCTATGGGTTAAGTCGCGCTCAGCGCTTTCGTTTTGTTGTGTTCCCGCAAATGATGCGGTTTGCCCTCCCGGGGCTGGGCAACAACTGGATGGTGATTCTCAAAGCCACCGCATTGGTGTCGATCATCGGCCTGGCTGACTTGGTAAAAGCTGCCCAGGATGCAGGAAAAAGCACCTATCAATTGTTCTTTTTTCTGGTGCTGGCGGCACTGACCTACCTGGTCATCACCAGCGTCTCCAATTTCGTTCTGCGTTGCCTGGAAAAGCACTACGCCGCAGGTTCACGGGAGGCGGTGCGATGA
- a CDS encoding ABC transporter permease, which translates to MIELLQEYWRSFVYSDGQQITGLAMTLWLLSASLFIGFIVSIPLSIARVSPRFYVRWPVQFYTYLFRGTPLYIQLLICYTGIYSLAAVRAQPVLDAFFRDAMNCTILAFALNTCAYTTEIFAGAIRNVAHGEVEAAKAYGLSGWKLYAFVIMPSALRRSLPYYSNEVILMLHSTTVAFTATVPDILKVARDANSATFMTFQSFGIAALIYLAVTFALVGVFRIAERHWLAFLGPTH; encoded by the coding sequence ATGATCGAACTACTGCAGGAGTATTGGAGGTCATTCGTCTACAGCGATGGCCAGCAAATCACAGGTCTGGCGATGACGTTGTGGTTACTCAGTGCATCGCTTTTCATCGGTTTTATCGTGTCGATTCCATTGTCTATCGCACGCGTGTCGCCCAGGTTTTACGTGCGCTGGCCGGTACAGTTTTACACCTACCTGTTCAGGGGTACACCGCTCTATATCCAGCTGCTGATCTGCTACACCGGGATCTATAGCCTGGCAGCAGTACGGGCTCAGCCTGTGTTGGACGCTTTTTTTCGCGATGCGATGAACTGCACCATTCTTGCCTTCGCGCTGAACACCTGCGCCTACACCACCGAGATATTTGCCGGGGCCATTCGCAACGTCGCCCATGGCGAGGTCGAGGCTGCAAAAGCGTATGGCCTCTCGGGATGGAAGCTCTACGCGTTTGTGATCATGCCGTCAGCCTTGCGTCGCTCGCTGCCGTATTACAGCAACGAAGTGATCTTGATGCTGCACTCGACCACGGTGGCCTTTACCGCCACGGTACCGGACATTCTCAAAGTGGCCCGCGACGCCAACTCCGCAACTTTTATGACTTTTCAATCGTTTGGGATTGCGGCACTGATTTACCTGGCGGTGACCTTTGCGTTGGTCGGTGTGTTCCGAATTGCCGAACGTCATTGGCTGGCTTTTTTAGGGCCGACTCACTGA
- a CDS encoding ABC transporter ATP-binding protein, which yields MYKLTVDGLHKSYGTHEVLKGISLQAKTGDVISLIGASGSGKSTFLRCINFLETPNDGAMSLDGKPISMIKSHAGLRVADDRELQRLRTRLAMVFQHFNLWGHMTVLDNITIAPRRVLGVSKKDAENRARRYLDKVGLPARVADQFPAFLSGGQQQRVAIARALAMEPEVMLFDEPTSALDPEVVGEVLKVIQGLAEEGRTMIMVTHEMGFARKVSSQLLFLHQGLVEEQGGPEILDNPRSERLQQFLSNGLK from the coding sequence ATGTACAAATTGACGGTTGATGGGCTACACAAAAGTTACGGAACCCATGAAGTGCTCAAGGGCATTTCCCTGCAAGCCAAGACAGGCGATGTCATCAGCCTGATCGGCGCCAGTGGCTCGGGAAAGAGCACGTTTCTGCGCTGTATCAATTTTCTCGAAACCCCCAATGATGGCGCTATGAGCCTGGATGGCAAACCGATCAGCATGATTAAAAGCCATGCGGGATTGCGTGTGGCGGATGATCGCGAACTGCAACGGCTACGCACCCGCTTGGCCATGGTGTTCCAGCACTTCAACCTATGGGGGCATATGACGGTGCTGGATAACATCACCATCGCCCCAAGGCGAGTGTTGGGCGTCAGCAAAAAAGACGCAGAGAACCGTGCCCGACGATATCTGGATAAAGTGGGCTTGCCTGCCCGTGTTGCCGACCAGTTCCCTGCATTTCTTTCGGGCGGGCAACAGCAGCGGGTGGCTATCGCGCGTGCGCTGGCGATGGAGCCCGAGGTCATGCTTTTCGACGAACCCACCTCTGCGCTCGACCCTGAGGTAGTGGGCGAGGTGTTGAAAGTCATCCAGGGGCTGGCTGAAGAGGGACGCACCATGATTATGGTGACCCATGAGATGGGGTTTGCACGCAAGGTCTCAAGCCAACTGCTGTTTCTTCATCAGGGACTGGTTGAAGAGCAGGGCGGGCCTGAGATTCTGGACAACCCTCGAAGCGAGCGCCTGCAACAGTTTCTGTCCAACGGGCTGAAGTGA
- a CDS encoding Lrp/AsnC family transcriptional regulator has translation MTNGRNNHTASEFLGRIDEAIVDVLRRNGRITCNKLASLVHLSESPCQQRVRKLERMGVIRGYGAFIDEHKLSPGLSLVVLVTLAEGKGCNTQKAFEVFRSRYLQSVAMRAVMPSFRWTRQHSSRGFMCS, from the coding sequence ATGACGAACGGAAGAAACAACCACACGGCCTCTGAGTTTTTAGGACGTATTGATGAGGCCATCGTCGACGTGCTGCGCCGCAACGGACGCATCACCTGCAACAAGCTTGCCTCACTCGTGCACTTGAGCGAGAGCCCTTGTCAGCAACGCGTTCGTAAGCTGGAAAGAATGGGGGTCATTCGCGGTTACGGTGCGTTCATCGACGAGCACAAGCTATCACCCGGTTTGTCTCTGGTAGTTCTGGTGACGCTGGCCGAGGGCAAGGGATGCAACACGCAAAAAGCGTTTGAGGTCTTTCGCTCACGTTATCTTCAGAGCGTCGCCATGAGAGCGGTTATGCCCTCTTTCAGGTGGACACGTCAGCACTCATCGCGAGGATTCATGTGTTCCTGA
- a CDS encoding LysR family transcriptional regulator — MLSDMHGDSDSPPSDTRLPSLLALRCFEAAARLENFSRAAAELHLTQGAISRAVRLLENELGVTLFDRRSRRVYLNDAGRTLARAVGEGLNLMRQAVGELRATTQQGKRWVLSCEPTLLMRWLIPRWPDFKSRHPEIDVHLVAGGGPFTFASGIDLAIRRDDFPWPDSYHVEPLFVEKVGPVCRFDKAAAWFTTKKAHTALKPTAPRLHTRTRSGAWQEWASAVGQPALDTPGQTFDHFYFSLQAAVAGLGVAIGPWHLVRDDLDSGVLAAPLSFVEDGSRYCLLSAQPLQPNSPQADLLEWLRTLA; from the coding sequence ATGCTTTCTGATATGCATGGTGACTCTGACTCACCACCAAGTGATACGCGCCTGCCCTCACTGCTCGCCCTGCGCTGCTTCGAAGCGGCGGCCCGCCTGGAGAATTTCAGCCGGGCGGCGGCCGAGTTGCACCTGACCCAAGGCGCGATCAGTCGCGCCGTGCGCCTGCTCGAAAACGAGCTGGGTGTAACCCTGTTTGATCGACGCAGTCGGCGCGTCTATCTGAACGATGCCGGGCGCACGCTCGCGCGCGCCGTGGGCGAAGGTCTGAATCTGATGCGACAGGCTGTGGGCGAGCTGCGTGCCACTACCCAACAAGGCAAACGCTGGGTACTGTCGTGCGAACCAACACTGCTGATGCGCTGGTTGATTCCGCGCTGGCCGGATTTCAAATCCCGGCATCCGGAAATTGATGTGCATCTGGTTGCAGGCGGTGGGCCGTTCACTTTCGCCAGCGGCATCGACCTGGCTATTCGCCGGGACGACTTCCCTTGGCCTGATAGCTACCACGTCGAACCCTTGTTTGTGGAAAAAGTAGGGCCTGTTTGCCGCTTCGATAAGGCCGCGGCTTGGTTCACCACGAAGAAGGCCCACACCGCGCTTAAGCCCACCGCACCTCGTCTGCACACGCGCACACGATCCGGCGCGTGGCAGGAATGGGCATCAGCAGTTGGCCAGCCTGCGCTCGACACTCCGGGGCAAACCTTCGACCACTTCTACTTCAGCTTGCAGGCGGCTGTCGCCGGTCTCGGTGTGGCTATCGGCCCGTGGCATCTAGTGCGCGACGACCTGGACAGTGGAGTGCTGGCTGCGCCGTTGAGTTTCGTTGAGGACGGCTCGCGCTATTGCCTGCTGTCAGCACAGCCGTTGCAGCCCAACAGTCCGCAGGCCGATTTGCTGGAATGGCTGCGGACTTTGGCCTAG